CTGAACCTTAGTGATTTTTATCATGATAACGAATAGTGCTTTTAGGAAGAAGAGAAAGGCACTATTTGTTTGCTTAATGCATTAGCTTTATGAAAAGCCGAGAATTTTTTCGGTCATAATGTTACTTTTGGGGATTATATTTTGATGAAAATGTAGAAATAGCAGTCATATGATAATTAGTATTGTTGATGTATTACGATATGTATTTTTTGTTATTGCTTGCTATGGAAGGGATGCTATTTATGGAGAAGAAGTACAGACAGCTTGAGCTTTTAGGATGGACTTTTACAATTACCCCTATGCGTTTTTTTTTAACGGGATTAGCACTTATTTGTTTGGGGACAATCATAGTAAGACTTGTTACGGGATATCAGTATGTTACAAATTTGACTGATGAAACACCTTGGGGACTTTGGATTGCATTTGATGTCATGACAGGAGTTGCACTTGCCGGCGGTGGTTATTCTACAGCGTTATTAGTACATAGTTTTGATTACAAAAAATATAGAGTAGTTGCCAGAGGTGCTCTTTTAACATCTCTCTTTGGCTATATCTTAGTTATGGTTGGTTTATTTTTAGATATTGGACAATGGTATAATTTCTGGCGTCCATTTGTTTCATGGGGGTATAGCTCCGTTTTATTTGAAGTTTTCTGGTGTGTTTCTATTTATACAACGATACTTAGCTTAGAGTTTTGCGAAGTTTTAACAGAACGTATTGCTAAGAGTTATCATTTGAAAGTATTAAAGATTTTACCGATTTTGATTATTATCGGGCTTATTTTCCCAATGATGCATCAATCCTCACTAGGCGGTTTGTTTTTGCTGTTTAAAGCGAAAATGTATCCACTTTGGTGGAGTGAGTTTTTACCGCTGTATTTCTTACTTTCATCATTCTTCGTTGGCTCAGCTATGGTATGTGTGGAAACTGATTTAGCGAGAAGAGGCTATGCGCATGAAGTTCCTCATAATGTGTTAAAACGTTTAACACGTGTTGGTGGAAGAGTTATGGTGGCATATCTTTTACTAAAACTTTATGATCTTACGGTTCAAAATCAATGGGGATTATTATTTGAAAATAGCTTGCAAAGTAATTTATATATCGTGGAAATGGTGTTTGGTATTATTATACCGATTTGTCTAATTTTTAGTTCAATCGTGAATACTAGACGTGGTCTGATGCTTTACTCATGGCTAACGGTCGGTGGAGTTGTCTTAAATCGGATGAATAACGTATTTACTTCAATGTACACTAGCGGAAACTATTTTCCATCGATTTGGGAGTTTATCGTGAGTATTGGCTTAATTTCTATAGGATGTTTAATCTACTGCTTTATTGTGGAAAACTTTAAAGTTATTGGCGATGAATATGCCGTACAAGTTCGTGTGCAAAATGCTAATAATAGTGGATTGCAAGTTTGGTCTTCTAGTGCTCAGCAAGTATTTGAGGATAAAAAATAGTTTTATATGGTGTAGTAAAAGTACAGAGGAATTTTTCCTCTGTACTTTTTTGTTTTCCAGAGTTATAATGTAAGCGATAGCGAAAGAAAAAAATTTTTTTCAGGTAATATATAAATTGTATTTATATATTACCTGATGAAGTATAATCTAATTAAATATAATTATAACTAGAGTTTATAAGAGAAAAGTTATGATGATTAATTTTTTTTAATAATTAAGATAAGTAAAAGTTATTTTAGTATTATTTGGTTATTAATAATATTAATGACACCATAACTATACGTAGTTACTATCAGTAATATACGAGGATGTTATGGTTTTTTATTTTAAGATATTTATCTTGAAGAAATGGAGGGGAATGAAATGAAAAATAAAATTTCGCGAAGAAATTTTTTAAAGTTGGTAAGCAGTACAGGTGTTTTAGGAACTAGTGTATTAGCAGCAGGATGTAGCGGCAAACCTTCTGGAGGTACTGGTTGGATGCCGAATCAATACGAAGGATCAAAAAACTATCCGATAAAAGTAAAAGGCAGAATTGCAATTGATAGCAAGAATCCATCAATTATGCGCGATGATGCGAAATGCATTTTATGCGGTCAATGTTTAGAAGTTTGCCAAAATGTAATGAGTGTATATGGAAGCTATGAACTACCGATAAAGGATGATACCCCTTGTGTGCATTGCGGACAATGTACTTTGTGGTGTCCAACGGGAGCAATCACGGAAAAATCAAACATCAACGAGGTAGTAAAAGCATTAAATGACCCGACTAAATTTGTCATCGTGCAAACCGCACCAGCAACACGGGTTGGATTAGGGGAGGAATTTGGACTTGAAGCGGGTACAATCGTTGAGGGAAAACAAGTAGCTGCATTAAAAAAAATAGGATTTGATGCGGTAGTTGACACAACGTATTCGGCAGATTTAACAATTATGGAAGAAGCATCGGAAGTTGCTCATCGAGTGCTGAAAGAACCGAATAAGCTGCCTCAATTTACTTCGTGTTGTCCGGGATGGGTAAAATTTTGTGAATACTTTGGATCCGATATTATGGAACATTTATCAAGCTGTAAATCGCCACAACAAATGCTTGGTCCATTAATAAAAACTTATTATGCGAAGCATAAAAACATTCATCCGAAAGATATTGTTTCTGTTTCTATCATGCCTTGTACGGCAAAAAAATACGAATGTAATCGTCCCGAAATGAATGCAGCAGGAATAATGTTGGGGGATAAAAATATTCGTGATGTGGATTATGTCCTAACTACACGCGAATTAGCGAGATTGATAAAAATGAATAATATTGATCTAACTACACTCGAAGATACTGAATACGACTCAATTCTAGGAGAAGGTACAGGGGCAGGAAAAATTTTTGGTACTACAGGTGGAGTAATGGAAGCTGCAGTTCGTACTTTATATTGGTTGGTAACAAAGCAAGATCCGCCAGAAGTGTTATTAGATTGGCAGGCAGTTCGCGGATTAGCAGGGGTAAAAGAAGCCTCGGCAAATGTACCGGGTGTTGGTGAAGTAAAAGTTGCAGTATGTAGCGGGTTAAAAAATGCGCGTATTATTATGGAGAGAATTCGTAATCATACGGCACCTTGGCAATTTGTTGAATTTATGGCTTGCCCAGGCGGATGTATTGCTGGTGGTGGACAGCCAAGAACTTCCCTGCCACCAAGTGATGAAGTAAGAACTTTAAGAATGCAAAATTTATATAAACTGGATAGTAAGAGAAGCGTAAAGCGTTTAAGTCATACAAATAAAGAAGTGCAAGATTTATATGATCAATTTTTAGAAAAACCACTGAGTAAAAAAGCTGAGCAATTATTGCATACGCATTATACAGATAGAAGTTATCAATTGACAATAAAAAATAAGTGATGTGAGGTGAAAAAGATGTCTACGACGAAAGGGGTATTAGTAGATTTAACAAAATGTATTGGTTGTGGCAGCTGCACTGTAGCATGCAAATTGTGGAATGGAACTGATTTTAATAAAGAAAAGCCGGCGACAAATGAGACTGGAAAAGAAGCGGTTTTAAATGATAAAAACTGGACGATTGTAACAAAACACGAAATAAAAGACAATCAGGGGAATCCTATATGGCGTTTTGTTAAACAACAATGTATGCACTGCCTTGAGCCAGCTTGTGCATCTGCTTGTTTTTCGAAAGCCTTGCAAAAGGATGAAAATGGTGCGGTGGTTTATTATCCGGATTTATGTGTCGGTTGTCGATATTGTATGGTAGCATGTCCTTTTGATGTTCCTAAATATGAATGGGAAAAAGCGCTGCCTTTTGTAACGAAGTGTCAAATGTGTTCATCGAGGATTGCGCATGGAGAGGCGCCGGCTTGTGTTGGTGTTTGCCCAACGAATGTGATGACATTTGGTAATCGTGATGATTTATTAAAAGAAGCTGAGCGTAGAATTCATAGTGATGCAAAGTATATACAAAAAATTTATGGAGCGACTGAAGTTGGTGGGACAAACTGGCTGTATATTTCAGATGTTGATTTTGAAAAGCTTGGTTTTAAAACGCATTTAGAATCGATACCACCATCTACGTATACAGAGCGTTATTTATCAAAAGTACCGTTTTTAGCAGTTGGTTGGGGAGCTTTTTTGGCTGGTCTTGCTTACTATAGTAATAGAAGAAGTAAATTGGAAAAAGAAAAACAACAAGAAGAGTAGGAGGGGATAGATATGGGGCGCACATATAAACAACTAGATTTTTTAGGTTGGAAGTTTACAATTACGCCGATTCGATTTATATTAACTGGATTTGTAGCGATATGCGCGGCAATTATTGTAGTTCGTCTCTTAACAGGATTCGGTCTGGTAACAAATTTAAATGATCAATGGCCGTGGGGCTTATGGATTGCTTTTGATGATATGGTAGGGGTAGCACTTGCCGGTGGCGGATATGGTTCTGCGTTATTGGTTTATAGCTTTCGCTATCAAAAGTATGAAGAAGTTGCACGCGGTGCATTGTTAACTTCTTTGTTTGGTTATATTTTAGTTATGGTTGGATTACTCCTTGATATTGGTCAATGGCATAACTTTTGGCGACCAATGGTATCAATGGGATATACTTCAGTTTTATTTGCGGTATTAGTTTGTGTATCTATTTATGTAACAGTAGCTGGCTTACAATTCTTTTGTGAAATTGTTACAGAGAGAATTAGCGAAAGAGTAAATAAAATCGCCATGAGAATTGTTCCCTTTTTAATTTTCATCGGAATTATTTTTCCGGTAATTCATCAGGCAACTTTGGGCGGATTATTCTTAATTATGAAATCAAAAATGGATCCGATTTGGTGGAGTGAATTGATGCCGCTTTACTTTTTACTTTCTTCATTTTTTGTTGGATCGGCAATGTTATGCTTGGAGACGGAACTAGCAAGAAGAGCATATTCGCATACAATTCCAGTCGATGTATTGAAAATGTTGTCTCGTGTAGGCGGCAGAGTTATGATTGCTTATGTACTGATTCGATTTGGCGATTTATACTGGAATGACAAAATTGCGTTTTTATTTGATGGATCATTTTCTAGTAATATGTTTTGGCTAGAAATGGTGGCAGGAATATTTATTCCGATAGCAATCATTTTTAGTTCATTGGCAAATCAACGGGCATGGTTAGTCACTTACGGGACTTTAACAGTAGGTGGCGTAATTTTAAATCGTATGAATTATACATTTACTTCTATGTTGAGTTATCATGGCACAGGATACTTCCCTTCGATATGGGAGATTTTAATTAGTGTTGGGTTAGTAAGCCTAGGATGCTTAATTTATTGCTTTATTGTAGAAAATTTCAATATTCTTGGCGGAGCACATGCGATTCAAACTAAAATATTAAATTCGTTCGCCAATAGTGAAAATTCATGGGCAAAATGGATTGCTATGGGGAAACAGTATCAAGATGAAGTGCATGCACAAAGTAAAAAAATCTAAAAAAATGATAGTTGGGCAAATCATTTCTTGCCCTAACTATCATTTTTTTATTTATCTATCAAGTAATATATGGTAATATAATGTCGAGAAAAGAAGAAGGAATGTATTGGACGATGGTGGGTGAATTAATGTATCAGAAGATTTTGAATTTATTTGAGGCTATTGAAAAACTTCCTGTAGTAAGTTCTATACGAAATGGACTAGTAATGACAATACCAATTGTATTGATTGGCTCATTCATTCTAATCTGCAAAAATATTCCTATTGAAGAGTATCAAAGTTTTTTATCTTCATTTGGCAATGGTGTTATTTTAAACATTATGAATTATATCTATGATGCTACTTTTGGAATGTTGGCAGTTTACATTATGTTAGCAATTAGCAGTGTATATGCGAGAGATAATATAGAATTATACGGTTCTAAGTATGGAATCCCATTAACAGCAGTTACTTGCTTTTTTATTTTTACAGGCGTTTCAGGAAATAATTTAAAATTGACTTCATTTGGTGCATTAGGGGTGTTTACTGGCATCGTATCTGCAATCATTCCAGTTCTTTTCTATCAATATGGAAAAAATATTTCTCAAAAGTGCTATTATAAATTTTCTTCAGTTGGTGTAGACAGTAATATAAATAAAGCAATTTCGGAAATCTTTCCGATTTTGTTTATTATTTTTCCTTGTGCGAGCATAAACGCATTTGTTGTACAAGGATTAGGATATTCTTCTTTTCAAGATTTTTTTTTACAGATAGCTAACTTGTTATTTTCTCAAGAAGGCAGGTCCTTTTTGGGCGGAATTTGCTGGGTTTTCTCTACTACTTTTTTATGGTTTTTGGGTGTTCATGGAAGTAATGTTCTGGAAGGAGTTGCACAGCATTTATTTCCCTCAACGACAGTCCTTAATGTTCCTGTAATTAGCATGGGGGGAATTCCTCATGAAATTTTGACGAAAGAATTTTTTAATATTTATATTCTTATGGGCGGGTGTGGAACTTCGACATGTTTATTGTTGGCGGTTTTTTTCTTTAGCAAACGGAAAAGTAGCCGTGGAATAGCAAAAATTGCGGCAGTACCGATACTTTTTAATGTAAGCGAAATCTTAATATTTGGGCTACCTATTGTATTTAACCCTATTTTATTTATTCCGTTTATTGGTGTCCCGATTATTGGCTATTGTATTGCTTATTTTTTCGTAAGTATAGGATTTGTTCCTGTGATAATGCATGATATTCATTGGACGATGCCGATATTTTTTTCAGGTTATTTTGCAACGGAGTCGTACATGGGAGCAGTGTTACAAGGCATCATTTTGCTTGTAGGTACATTCATTTATCGTCCATTCATTCGGGTATATGATGCAGAAAAAATTCGTATAGCTAAAAATTATTTGCAAGATTTAATTGATACTTTACAAAAAAATGAGCAAATAAATAAAAATATTATTTTAACACAATTACAAGATCAGCGTGGGAGGTTAGCAAAAGCACTGCTTGTTGAGTTAAAGGAAGCGTTAAAAGAAAAAAAATTAAAGCTTTTTTATCAACCTCAGCATAATCATTCACAGCAATGTGTAGGTGCAGAGGCTTTATTGCGCTGGGAAAATGAATTTTTAGGGATGATTTATCCGCCATTAATGATAAAATTAGCGGAAGAAGCAGGCTTTTTAAAAGATTTAGAAAAATTCGTTGTTGTGCGAGCAGTGCATGATATGGAATTTATTAATTTCAACCGAAAAGAGCCATTAAAAAGTTGTATCAATGTATCGGCTATTACAATACAAGATACAACTTTTGAAAAGTTTTTAGATGAGGTTTCTAAGAAAAAGTCGGTTCAAAAAGGAAGTATCTGTTTAGAGATTACTGAACAAACTGCTTTATGTTGTGATGAGGATACAGAAGCGGTGTTTGCACGAATTCGCAAACGAGGTTTTCAGCTAGCCATTGATGATTTTTCTATGGGACATACTTCATTAAAGTATTTGCAAGTGAATCAATTTGATATGGTGAAGCTGGATGGAACACTGGTAAAAAAAATCATGGAGAATCCAAGAGCAAAAGAAATCGTTTCTTCTATCATTGCGTTATCGCATACACTTGGGTTTACTGTTTTAGCTGAATATGTAGAAACTGAAAATCAACGAGTTGAATTAGAAAAAGTAGGATGTTTAAACTATCAAGGATATCTTTATAGTCCCGCGATAGAGTTTGAGGAGTTTATCCGATATATTGAAAAGAGACCAGAAAAAGCTGGCTCAATAAAATAAATAGGCAAGTTAGTTGGAGAGGCTTAGTCATAAATTCATAAGATAAATTTCTAGCTAATTTGCTAAAAATAGTGATTGTTTTTTAATAAGTTTGTAAAACAGAATAACTGCTTCAAAGCAGATTTGAAAAAGTGGCTCTATAATCAATGTTGTGATGAATTGCAAAATCACAACATTGATTATAGAGTTATTTTTTATTACAAAATAAATAAATTTTTACATTACATAAAAATGTTTACAAATAAAACTGAAAAATATATTATAAAAACATAATTGTGAAATTTATGCAAATTGTTAAAGGGGTAACAAGGGGGACGTTCCTTTTTTGTCACTAATAATACATTTGAATATAATTGGAACGGAGAGGTGATAAAATGTCACGCGAAGCAAGAAGGTTAAGTGAAAGTGGATTTTATCATGTAGTATTTAGGGGAATTAATCATCAAAATATCTTTGAGGAAGAACAAGATTTTAAATATATGCTGGATATCCTCAAAGATTTAAAACAAGAAATGCAGTTTGAGATTCATGCATATTGCTTAATGGCAAATCATGTACACATTCTATTGAAAGAAGCCCATCTAGGGGATATATCAACAATAATAAAGAGACTATTAACAAAATATGTAATGAAATTTAATAAAAAATATCAAAGAAGTGGAGCTTTAATAGGAAGTAGATACAAAAGTAAAGTAGTAGAAATTGATGAATACTTCATTCCTTTAATTGTATATATACATCAAAACCCATTGAAAGCGGGAATTATAAAAAGATTAGAAAGCTACAAATATAGTAGTTTTAATGAATATAGAGGTAAGCAAGAATTTGTGGATGTAAAATTATCATTAGAAATGCTAGGAATGAAAGAATGGATAAAAGCTCATGAAAAGATGGTAGAAAATGAATTTGAAGTAGAAGGGCGAAAAAAACTAAATGAACAAGAAATTCGCCAGATAATCATAAAGAATACGAATAATATAGAGCCGCATAAGATAGGAAGTTTTGAAATAATAGAACGAAATAAAATTTTGAGGAAGTTGAAAAAATTAGGATTATCAATAAGAGAGATAGAACGAGTAACGGGAATATCAAGAGATATTATAGCGAGATGTTGACAAAAAAGGAACGTCCCCAATTGTTCCTTATTTTAAGGTGTTATTTAAAGCATTCAACGAAGTAGGCGGGATTATGTTATAATAGTTTAAAGAATTTTAGTTTGTAAAGAGGTTATTAGATGATTTTATCAATTGAAAATTTAACGAAAACGTATGGTGATAAAACTTTATTTGAAAATATTAGTTTTGGTATTGATGAAGGGGACAAAATTGGGATTGTTGGTGTAAATGGAACGGGAAAGTCCACTTTTATCAAGACGATTGCCGGGCTACTTCCGGCAGATTCGGGAAACTTGATAAAAGCGAAGACGATGCGAGTTGGGTATTTAGCGCAAGATAGTGAGTTAGATGCGGAAAATACGATTTTGATGGAAGTGTTTAAAGGAACTGATCCATTAATGCAAGTGTTGCGTGAGTATGAAATGTTGCTGTCGATTAGCGAAAAAGCGGCTGAAGATAAAAATATACAACAACAATTGCTCAATTTAAGTCAAAAAATTGACGAGCTGGATGGATGGCAAATCGAAAGTGATGCGAAGACTGTTTTAACAAAGCTTGGAATACGTGATTATAATCTAAAGGCGGGCCAGCTTTCTGGTGGAATGGCGAAACGGGTAGCACTTGCGAGTGCCTTGATTCAGCCTTGTGAATTATTGATTTTAGATGAACCTACGAATCATTTGGATAGTGAAACAATTTGTTGGCTAGAAGAATATTTGAA
This genomic interval from Selenobaculum gibii contains the following:
- the nrfD gene encoding NrfD/PsrC family molybdoenzyme membrane anchor subunit; its protein translation is MEKKYRQLELLGWTFTITPMRFFLTGLALICLGTIIVRLVTGYQYVTNLTDETPWGLWIAFDVMTGVALAGGGYSTALLVHSFDYKKYRVVARGALLTSLFGYILVMVGLFLDIGQWYNFWRPFVSWGYSSVLFEVFWCVSIYTTILSLEFCEVLTERIAKSYHLKVLKILPILIIIGLIFPMMHQSSLGGLFLLFKAKMYPLWWSEFLPLYFLLSSFFVGSAMVCVETDLARRGYAHEVPHNVLKRLTRVGGRVMVAYLLLKLYDLTVQNQWGLLFENSLQSNLYIVEMVFGIIIPICLIFSSIVNTRRGLMLYSWLTVGGVVLNRMNNVFTSMYTSGNYFPSIWEFIVSIGLISIGCLIYCFIVENFKVIGDEYAVQVRVQNANNSGLQVWSSSAQQVFEDKK
- a CDS encoding [FeFe] hydrogenase, group A — encoded protein: MKNKISRRNFLKLVSSTGVLGTSVLAAGCSGKPSGGTGWMPNQYEGSKNYPIKVKGRIAIDSKNPSIMRDDAKCILCGQCLEVCQNVMSVYGSYELPIKDDTPCVHCGQCTLWCPTGAITEKSNINEVVKALNDPTKFVIVQTAPATRVGLGEEFGLEAGTIVEGKQVAALKKIGFDAVVDTTYSADLTIMEEASEVAHRVLKEPNKLPQFTSCCPGWVKFCEYFGSDIMEHLSSCKSPQQMLGPLIKTYYAKHKNIHPKDIVSVSIMPCTAKKYECNRPEMNAAGIMLGDKNIRDVDYVLTTRELARLIKMNNIDLTTLEDTEYDSILGEGTGAGKIFGTTGGVMEAAVRTLYWLVTKQDPPEVLLDWQAVRGLAGVKEASANVPGVGEVKVAVCSGLKNARIIMERIRNHTAPWQFVEFMACPGGCIAGGGQPRTSLPPSDEVRTLRMQNLYKLDSKRSVKRLSHTNKEVQDLYDQFLEKPLSKKAEQLLHTHYTDRSYQLTIKNK
- a CDS encoding 4Fe-4S dicluster domain-containing protein; amino-acid sequence: MSTTKGVLVDLTKCIGCGSCTVACKLWNGTDFNKEKPATNETGKEAVLNDKNWTIVTKHEIKDNQGNPIWRFVKQQCMHCLEPACASACFSKALQKDENGAVVYYPDLCVGCRYCMVACPFDVPKYEWEKALPFVTKCQMCSSRIAHGEAPACVGVCPTNVMTFGNRDDLLKEAERRIHSDAKYIQKIYGATEVGGTNWLYISDVDFEKLGFKTHLESIPPSTYTERYLSKVPFLAVGWGAFLAGLAYYSNRRSKLEKEKQQEE
- the nrfD gene encoding NrfD/PsrC family molybdoenzyme membrane anchor subunit; this translates as MGRTYKQLDFLGWKFTITPIRFILTGFVAICAAIIVVRLLTGFGLVTNLNDQWPWGLWIAFDDMVGVALAGGGYGSALLVYSFRYQKYEEVARGALLTSLFGYILVMVGLLLDIGQWHNFWRPMVSMGYTSVLFAVLVCVSIYVTVAGLQFFCEIVTERISERVNKIAMRIVPFLIFIGIIFPVIHQATLGGLFLIMKSKMDPIWWSELMPLYFLLSSFFVGSAMLCLETELARRAYSHTIPVDVLKMLSRVGGRVMIAYVLIRFGDLYWNDKIAFLFDGSFSSNMFWLEMVAGIFIPIAIIFSSLANQRAWLVTYGTLTVGGVILNRMNYTFTSMLSYHGTGYFPSIWEILISVGLVSLGCLIYCFIVENFNILGGAHAIQTKILNSFANSENSWAKWIAMGKQYQDEVHAQSKKI
- a CDS encoding PTS sugar transporter subunit IIC/EAL domain-containing protein, whose product is MSRKEEGMYWTMVGELMYQKILNLFEAIEKLPVVSSIRNGLVMTIPIVLIGSFILICKNIPIEEYQSFLSSFGNGVILNIMNYIYDATFGMLAVYIMLAISSVYARDNIELYGSKYGIPLTAVTCFFIFTGVSGNNLKLTSFGALGVFTGIVSAIIPVLFYQYGKNISQKCYYKFSSVGVDSNINKAISEIFPILFIIFPCASINAFVVQGLGYSSFQDFFLQIANLLFSQEGRSFLGGICWVFSTTFLWFLGVHGSNVLEGVAQHLFPSTTVLNVPVISMGGIPHEILTKEFFNIYILMGGCGTSTCLLLAVFFFSKRKSSRGIAKIAAVPILFNVSEILIFGLPIVFNPILFIPFIGVPIIGYCIAYFFVSIGFVPVIMHDIHWTMPIFFSGYFATESYMGAVLQGIILLVGTFIYRPFIRVYDAEKIRIAKNYLQDLIDTLQKNEQINKNIILTQLQDQRGRLAKALLVELKEALKEKKLKLFYQPQHNHSQQCVGAEALLRWENEFLGMIYPPLMIKLAEEAGFLKDLEKFVVVRAVHDMEFINFNRKEPLKSCINVSAITIQDTTFEKFLDEVSKKKSVQKGSICLEITEQTALCCDEDTEAVFARIRKRGFQLAIDDFSMGHTSLKYLQVNQFDMVKLDGTLVKKIMENPRAKEIVSSIIALSHTLGFTVLAEYVETENQRVELEKVGCLNYQGYLYSPAIEFEEFIRYIEKRPEKAGSIK
- a CDS encoding transposase, with product MSREARRLSESGFYHVVFRGINHQNIFEEEQDFKYMLDILKDLKQEMQFEIHAYCLMANHVHILLKEAHLGDISTIIKRLLTKYVMKFNKKYQRSGALIGSRYKSKVVEIDEYFIPLIVYIHQNPLKAGIIKRLESYKYSSFNEYRGKQEFVDVKLSLEMLGMKEWIKAHEKMVENEFEVEGRKKLNEQEIRQIIIKNTNNIEPHKIGSFEIIERNKILRKLKKLGLSIREIERVTGISRDIIARC